In Episyrphus balteatus chromosome 4, idEpiBalt1.1, whole genome shotgun sequence, the sequence AAACTAGgtgtatttcaaaaattcatatttcgaaccaagagactaaaaaaaaaatcctttatagacccctaattttattttattatctttaaaatggcatttttgaaattgacagaaaaaatttcccctacctataatcacctttgtcaaaggtctaccacatgttttagttttaataaaccattcataacttggttttaaaatttttttcaatacctttgtcAGCCTGCcattaaatttatctatcgattaaaaaagaattcaattttctacaacgtcgcgtttagaaaatagccacttttttgcaattACGTTaaacccctatttaccctatttaatgattgatttttaaaaatccttcactAGTATTCACCTTTAGATGAttactttttaaataagttatagatataggtatttctaatagtttattttttatttttaattgaaatttatgccACActgctaaaaaaattaataggaaACGGGGGAAAATGGAGTGGATGCATaaatggttcatcgatttataagacgtcaaaatatatttgaaaaaaatgtgaaataaagAAATACAATGTATACACACCACACAAATTCAAATGACACAATTTAAAtggatttaaaacaaacaaattatttatatcataaaatttcattcaaatctcACAAAAAACCTTAACATTTCTTGATCTTCTCGACTACTTActggctttttaaaatatttcttccatttttcaatttaaaaataaaaacttctgCAACAAAACACAAACTAGCAATGACATACGCCAAACCCATTACAATCCAAATCCACTTGAAGTCTTCAACTTTCATCGATCTCAGTTttgtttcaaatacaaaatCCAACTTTTTAATTCGTCCAAGtctaattaattcaaaaaatacatttctctGCCAAAAACTGATCAATCCAGCTGATTGCATTTCTAAGATATGagtgtttaaaattttcttataaattgaattttcatttattgaAATAGTCACTAGCTTATCTTTCAGCAAACACAATTCCTTAGACCAGCGAAATAATTGTCGACCATAGAAAATTTGTTGATTTTCATAAACTTTCCATTTAAATTTGGGTACAGTGAAGGCATATTTAATATCAAAGCTATCTCGttgttttacaaaagtttttagATTTCTTTCACCTTGAAATGAATGAGAGTATTTCTTCATTAGATCAGGTCGTAGTTTTAATAATGTCTCATCAATATCTGGTTGATATGCAACAATCTTCAAACCATATGAATTTAGGTCTTCAAAGGACCTTATCATTTGTTCCCTTGGCGGTTCCGTCATGAATGACTGAAGAAATGCATCATACGAAGTTACTATCATGATTCCAAGCAAAAAGATCAGCGAATAAATGAGTTTCGTTGTGAATGAAGAATTTTTTAGTTCAGAAAACGATTGTCCAAGTATTCCACGAAAACAATCGATATAGTAACCACCTCGATGTGGTTTTGATAACTTAGCAGCTGCTTCAAGCAACACCGAAAGCAATACTAACACCACGATTGTTAAACCAAAGGCTTTCAAATTAAACAcaaaagcaaacattttataaacagGAACGATTTTCTCGATGGGCAACATTACACCAAAATCGATAAAACTATGAGGATATGAGTACCAATCCATCGAATCTTTCAGAAATATCCAACATGAAGCCGATATTTCAACTTTGCCACTTAAAACAAGTTGAGTAATATCGTAGTATGAAAGTGAAACATCTACATTCGATGTATTCAGCAAAGCATTATGCTTTTTAGCAAAAGAATGAAAAAGATGCCCCACATAGCCACCAATTGTTGTATCACCGTTAGCGTTTTTGGAAATAATTTCTGCTGGTTCAACTGCTCCAAAAAGAATTGGTAATGTAGATTTCTGCAGATTTTGCATTCGATTTGGAAAAACATCTGAATTTCTGCTGTCCCAGAAGAATTTTGTAATTGTAAAATTTCCGAAATTACTATAACTGTAGTAAGTCGAAGTAGttagaaaatcttgaaaaactgcTACAACATTAACTATTCTATTTACCCaacagaaattaaaaatgttgtttaattttttcaaattatttcttgaagaattattatttttcagcaCAAAAATTATCTTACAAAACCGAAAGTGTTGAAGATATTCTAATAGTCGTTGAAGAAATAGTTCACTTGAATCAAATTGAACGATAGTAAATAGGTTTTCATTGAActtttccttcaaataaaatgaactgACTTCGGTTGCAAGGATTACTGGAATGCCAAGTAAAGTTGTAATGTTACGCATGAAGTTGTTATCAAAATAGAAATCAGTAGAAATGTTGTCCTGTGATGGTTTGAAAAGAAAGACGTTATCAAATCTTTCAGCTTTGTTGATAACATCGATAAATGTCAGGAACTTTCCGTCGGTCgccaaaaattcaaatgtagtAAAAACGGAGAGAAAAGCACTAATATTTATTATAATGGAATTCATCATAAATCTTTGTTAGAGAACGATTAAATTTCACTTCTTTTTCGAAGAATTTGACAGCAAATAATGCAATGAAAAACACTTAGACCAGCAGTTTAGTTTATCGGTAATAATTGAAGTTACTAATGTGTTTAATGGATATAAATTCGTGTTAATTTTCTTTATAACAAATTGACGGTGTTATTTATCATTTAATTGAATATGTTTGAAAATTACGGGTATTACTGTTTTTGCATTTACAGAAATCACTTACCAACAAAAAGTTAAACATAGCCGATAGCCATTAGAGAAGAGTTGCGCCGTTTACATCAAGATTTGTATAATTATTCAACATGCACTGAATTAATAACAAAGTGCATGAGATTTTCAGCAAAAAACCCCTgatcctagaaaaatggtttatacttttttgaaaacggtgtttATAATGcagacaagaacctcatcaaacatttttgatttatatggctatatgtaaaaaaaatggcttcataagtcaacatattcctatttcaaatgagatacttaaaccctcttggggcgtccaaataaaaatctgaaaaagcaggagattttttttttattattttgaaatagtttttccaaTTATAGGGtcgataaattttgaaaaaaaaaaaaaaaatttacagtaGGATGCAACCCATTACAAAAGGgtaataaattacgggcgatcCTAGTTCTGGAAATGGGAGTGGTgagtttttagtggtaaaaaaatggtttatctTGAATTCCGGTAAAACTAAAAGTCCTATGTAAAAAAGTTaaatggcaaagttgtaggtaataaaaagacaatttttccacataaactcaaaatttgtttgaaaaattcaaataaccaaatttttgatttacctatcatttttatccttttcaaaaaatttttttctgtaatgctgtaatttatttatttcacctttttaatttttaatcaaaaaattctCGTGTCAAGATAtcagattttttcaaaagttggtCTGCATTTTGTTCGTTGAAAAAATATACAGCAATATGCTATAGTAAATGTTCtcagagatttaaaaaaaaaataaaataaaaaaagctagaattcgaatttttttttaatcattatgtacaattttgtgctttttattaaaatttacagtTAAATGACTCGATAAACGTAATATTTCATATTatacattgataaatcttacggTTTAGGATCTAGAAagtaaaatttatcaaaaacttaattttgttaAGTCAAGCATAATTctgatttttttacattttaaaaatgatgaAGATAAGTTGATATATCCTCTGAAAACGAATAATTAAATATACTTAGGGATGCAaacgatacatcgatgttttcaaaacatcgatgtttttgtgaaaaacatcgatgtatacatcgatgtttctcAAGCCGATACATCGCCGATACATCGACGCTAAATTTGCAAAACATCGACATCGTTCATTTTGTtactcgtttttctttttttgcattataacaGAACTTGAACTCTCAAACTCAATCTTTTTTGTCTAGTGTTCAAAGCTTCAAAATTGTTGTCTGAGAGAGATGCAGATGATTAGGATTTTGATATAtggaaatatcaaaaataactcataaaacatacaaaataaatcgTCTTCAACGACAATCAATACAACTATGAGTGAAACAGAAGTAGAAATGTACCTCTCATCTCCTGTTACACCAATTAAAAGTGACGCAATTTTGTTTTGGCAAGATATGAAaactctttttccaaaacttgcACTGGTTCTAATGGTATATCTTCCCATCGAAGTTACGTCTGTTCCTACGGAACGTTTGTTTTCGGAGGCTGGGGCAACCATCACCCAGGATAGAAACAGGCTTCTGGGCACTAGACTGTCCAAACTTCTTTTCCTGAACTCAATTTCTGAATTACTTTCtaccaaataaataaacaatgcaAATCCAATGTAAGAAATAATGAGCTCCGtttgcttagaattgatagtatgtatttatatactataaataaaaacgaaaatcgtattaagaaaatatgtttcattttgttgataaatttttctgttttgtggTACCTTAAAACTGAATTCAAGTTAGGTTCTTGGGAGAGATGAgacatacaaattttgttctttagatacagtagatcgtatttatgtccaacaacaaaaacatcggaaaaacatcgatgtatcgaagatagaaccgatgtttttttaacatcgatgttgaaaataaaacatcgatgttttcaaacatcgatgttttttttaacgatgttgCATCCCTAAATATACTCGTATAAACAAGCACATGCATCCGTAGGTATACAAAACCGTTGAacgttgaataataaaaaaaataaaatgcactgagtcgcacgaacttgctttaGGGTtgaagttttataaaatttttaaagtacatatttatataaaaacttacactgagggaaaaaacaacttaaaatcaacgaaaaccacgtggattcaactatttttcggcatgattttgcgttgaagacgaaaattttaaaatcaaagtagaaaatAGTTAGTTTAAAGTCGTTTGCCgtaataaaacatctttaaatcaaagttgtttcaactttgaaaaaaagcatcaatttattaaaaaaaaaaagaaaaaattggcagccgctggggatcgaacctacaaatCTTGGGCCTCTAGGcaaatgctttaccaacgtgctatctcacaaaaataaaaaaatttcttacgttatttcaattttattttaacaacttAACTGTCCAATGAGTCCCatatgactcaaaatatatgttttgTCACAAGCCTACAGACTCCCATGTATCATATATGactcatatacatattttactaAAAGCAATTTCACTGTCCCCATAAAATCTGATTAAAAAACCTCTCTACGttctatattattttgtttatttgaaggaTTCATCACTCCACGTCACATGAGTCCTATTTGACTCATAGAATATTTTCTGTATCGTGTTTCTAGAGTCCATGAGTCATATATGATTCATAAAGACGTGTTTCCAAAAACGTGTTTGCTATATGAAAATATGGCTATAGAACATAATTTATTCATGAATGTGTAggaaaagaagaaatactttcccaaactgcaaaaaaaattggaaaatgtttgagcaaaaaaagttatttcataaaaaaatctttaatttttttgaagatttttttttttattttaggagtTAACATATggaagaatttttgtttaactacgATCCACAATTATTGTATGGGTAGGTacataataagaaaattaaaacaccaTTAATAGTAGAGGCATCAAAATTTGAATGCAGGGTAATTAAAAGAGGCTTGATAATGTGTTTTGTCTTGTACGGCTTTCCGTACaatcaatacctcgaaaacgactcatcttacagaaaatttgcaaggacgtttttgacattaaattatattatgtttcttttttaaattcacaattttcctatagaatgaatacttttttaattattttttactacCCAAGGCTGTTGAAAGGGGTAAGAAGTAAGGGAACATACACAatttccaaacaatttttttttttcttttttgtttattactttttatcTCAATGTGtgcatttttgcacttttttagAGAATccgtataaaaataataatcataagTAAATGAGACTTCTATAAGAACCTCAAAAATTGAGCAACATAAACCAAAAAGATGTGTTTTTTCGTATGTAAGTGCAATCTAGTTCATCTTCTCTGCGCTCTACACCCGAAACGGTTGATTTTAGAGAGAAAATTCTttggcgccgggtacaaaggtgttaagtcagaaaatgtagttttgaggaaaatgaaattgaagtttcaatttttgtttgtaaatctgaatattattatttttaaaaagtaatgatgcagaaacatcattTATAAGATCTATTTTAATATTCATATGCTGTTGACCAAAAAATGaccgttttctaaaaaaaattgtgttgacttaatactttagagccatttagccttcaaaaataaacttggtccaaaggtgttaagtcaagaaaaatctttgtttacattgataacaaggtttgatttataaaagaaagttggaaATATTAATGTGATTActtaccaaatttgaaaattctttttgaaataatgtaaTACTGTAGAAAAATCGCTTTTCGTTTTTGTTCTTGCTGTTGActtaaagctttaatttcaatttaattttttatttaaaaattaaaaatgaatgcaaaaacaaatactccagtcaaagcgtcggaaaaaagggcctcaccttgcgataagaggcactgtctgtttttatttcatggatcgatggggtatatttaaaagacttaaacccaatttctcaccacctgatcattctttttagcggagttattcacaaaaatgcattttttgggatattttacttcaaagctaatatctttgctccagattatcgcagaccaaaaaataaacatacattctcttccttataatattttctatcgttgtatgtaatttcattgtatttgagtgagtaaatataaaatggcagccatttaaagtcaaattcttgttgttaaaaaacacatttttgtcattatttcgaaaaaagcttatattatgattgacatttttctaacctattttgtagccctgttcatgtcctgcattttacaaaaaaaatgagctctttatcaccaaagatggccgagctattgataaatgaacgcatgcaaaaccggtgcgaaaacacccaaaaatatcgttttttgggaataactcgacttcagaatgtcctacggcaaaaaataaagcaatgaattgttcgttacaacattttctatcaatttagtgcacaatctttttgttgaaacaaataaaaaataagtaatattaagtcaaagtcgtttttttgtttagcaaactcttgccttattattttgcaaacggtgcgaatattggctaagaaaataaaatattattgtagtcctttaaattatctacatttaaaaaaaaaaattagctttctacgacccacgggagccgagttattataattttaagaaagcattaatccgtacgaaaattcaaaaaaatgtcccttgtttatgattcgaatactagttctcagtgagagggttgttttcattgtttcttgttataagagaatttgtcttatgttttttcgttgctcatttggaccttttttaaaaaattaatttctcggctcgtgtgggtcgtagagagctaattttttttttaaattgtagataatttaaagaactacaataatattttattttcctagCCAATACTcacaccgtttgcaaaataataaggcaagagtttgcttaacaaaaaaacgactttgacttaatattacacattttttatttgtgcactaaattgatagaaaatgttgtaacgaacaattcattgctttattttttgccgtaggacattctgaagtcgagttattcccaagctcggccatctttggtgataaagagctcattttttctgtaaaatgcaggacatgaacagggctacaaaataggttagaaaaatgtcaatcataatataagcttttttcgaaataatgacaaaaatgtgttttttaaaacttacgCCCTTAGTACCATATCATTTCTAAAGGAATGAGATACgctagagctatggcgataggactaaacgaaagagaaaaaaaaactgactgaagtccaataaaaatccgaaaatcgatttttttgacttaacccctttgtacccggcatcAAAGAATTATATTGTATATAGTTTTACGACGAATAATGCCCTCTGAGGACCTCCGAGaaataggtcgcgagatatttgtGAAAAACTGATTTCCATGACCATTTGACCCTTATAAGTCATAACTTTTTTAGCCTATACAGTATCAATGTcagtttttcacattttcattacaaaaataagcattactatttacaaataaTGCAATTAGAGTTGGTTTCTTACCTGAGTAATTggtaaatattgtttaaaaaagggTTTAGTTTTATGCTCCTATAATGATTCATTGGACTTGTGGCGATGAAAATCAAATATCATACGTCCATGAATCATATAGGAGCATAAAACTAAAcccttttttaaacaatatttaccAATTACTCAGGTAAAAAAACCAATTCTAATTACAttatttgtaaatagtaatgcttatttttgaaaaaaaaaagtactggaCGTAGAGATGATTTTGAAGGAGTTTGTATGGGGAcagtaaattcaattttatgaaaatatttgtatgtatcATATATGACTCATTGGACTCTGGTGgcaagggaaaaaataaattatatgaatcCAATGTGCTTCATGGGACTTATAGAGTTGTTGATGAGAATAATGATGGACGTATAAGGTTTTATAATGAGTTCCTATGGGGACAGTTAAGTTGTTAACAACAAgtgtttcatgttagttttttttcaacattaaatcaacgttgaacatcttacattttacattgcggtttttccctcagtgtattgaaaaaaaaaattaaaattcgtttttcaaaggataaaaacaacatcttaaattaaattgagcccccaaaacaagtatgcatttttatttcttttattaagaagcatttttagaaaaaaaattttttcaaaatcgttagagccgttttttttaaataattttttataaatcattttttgaaaaaacaatttttttttttaatccaaaaatcaattttttcaaaattttatttacaattatacagggtgtcccaaaagttaacgtcgaaacgaaaacggtagatagggtaggtggtgacagttatcagaaaaataataaaaaaaatcgcagccatatattttgggagttatgggcatttgaaaaaaagtcgaaaaaatggtcaccctgtgacggtttttcatgtgctgtgactacaaatcttaatttttctcatttttttcttttgtaacggaaccttgaataaccctgctatcaaatgcattcaaaaattttaactcagctgtatcagttttaaagaaaatattacttttttacccaacttagtactaaacaattttacatgactctaattcaatgagccgtagtgtaaaaaaaatgcactacaatgtttcggcaatttgccttaaaagttggtgtgttcaattctcttttcaaaatagtatgacattgttgggaatatttcataaataaccgagataaaatttattttcttaggaaatccgacttttttttaggtaatttttccacattatttaagtttttgtattctgaaaggttctgaaagggtacaaaacttgaataacatggaaaaattacctcatgaaaaagtcggatttcttaagaaaaaaaattttatcccggttatttatgaaatattcccaacaatgttataccattttgaaaagagaattgaacacaccaacttttaaggcaacttgccgaaacattgtagtgcattttttttacactacggctcattgaattagagtcatgtaaaatttgttagtacttagttgggcaaacaAGTAATATTTAccttaaaactgatgcagctgagttaaaatttttgaatgcatttgatagcagggttattcaaggttccgtaacaaaagaaaaaaatgagaaaaattaagatttgtagtcacggcacatgaaaaaccgtcacagggtgaccattttttcgactttttttcaaatgcccataactcccaaaatatatggctgcgattttttttattatttttctgataactttcaccacctaccctatctaccgttttcgttttgacgttaacttttgggacaccctgtataggatgctttttttttaacaaaaatttttattaaaagatagaccttgtctaaaaactttttttttctaaataaggcgaaaatcaaaattaaaaaaaaattggttcgaatttaaaaaaaaaatttttttttaattttgaaccgGTTATTAACAAAAATCTATAACATGTTACTGTAGGTACATAAACtgttgaattttattatttttttccaaattaagtcatttttttttattaaatgatccAAAGTACACGTttaagctttttggcacatcctCCTGAATTGgcttttataagaaatgtaataGAACAAATTGAACAAAGCTTGTGCGGTTTTAAGGCAAAAATctgctttttcaaaaataaaaccacaatCCGAAGGCACTTGGGCTTAcaataatgaaatgaaattttacttataatttAAACGAACTATTTAGCACCTTTTCATCACTGagccttttttgatgaaaatcaaaaaaattgtaattttgg encodes:
- the LOC129918168 gene encoding uncharacterized protein LOC129918168 — translated: MQNLQKSTLPILFGAVEPAEIISKNANGDTTIGGYVGHLFHSFAKKHNALLNTSNVDVSLSYYDITQLVLSGKVEISASCWIFLKDSMDWYSYPHSFIDFGVMLPIEKIVPVYKMFAFVFNLKAFGLTIVVLVLLSVLLEAAAKLSKPHRGGYYIDCFRGILGQSFSELKNSSFTTKLIYSLIFLLGIMIVTSYDAFLQSFMTEPPREQMIRSFEDLNSYGLKIVAYQPDIDETLLKLRPDLMKKYSHSFQDTNQANQPTNQPTITGYGCECEEGNKLRLHFNEIEDKGNSNTIELTDKLRWTVGCWRNCRNE